In Flavobacterium piscisymbiosum, the sequence AAACAAAGCATTGATTTTCAACTACATAATACCAAAAATAATAGATATAAAAAAACGTAGAGATAAAAATTCAGGATAACTACAAAATTGAATTATAATCTTTCACAATAAAATATTTCTAATATTTTATCAAGGTTAAGCCAGTGTAAAGTTATGATAAACAAAGATTTATAAAATGTATCAATTATTCCTTGAACATACGATTATTAAAATAAAGAAGATCCGTTACGTGCAATTAAATCCTCCGATAAAATACGTAATGAACTCAATTGTAATTGACAATTTTTCCAAGCTGAAATTATCTCTTTTTTATTTACCAGCTTTTCTTATTTCTGCCATTTTAAGTTTACTGTATATAGAGGATTCACTTCGTGCTGAGTCATACATAAAAATTCAGCAGGATTACTTTTTTCTACTAAATTCAATTCTTTCGAGATATCCCAGTATACAATACAATCTTACTGAAACTGGCAATGCATTAGTCGTGTTTTCGTTTTTAAGCATTTTTATTTTATACGCACCAAAACTATGGGAGTCTTTAGCCTCCGCACTTCTTATATCCTGTATGTTTTCAAGTTTTCTGAAAAAAATCTTCGCAGTGCCAAGGCCCGCTGCTGTATTTAACAATGATAGTTTTATAATCATCGGTAAAACCTTGTCGGGCAATAACAGCGTGCCTTCGGGTCATTCAATAACAGTTTTTACAGCACTCACTCTCTTATTATTTGCATTTATG encodes:
- a CDS encoding phosphatase PAP2 family protein encodes the protein MNSIVIDNFSKLKLSLFYLPAFLISAILSLLYIEDSLRAESYIKIQQDYFFLLNSILSRYPSIQYNLTETGNALVVFSFLSIFILYAPKLWESLASALLISCMFSSFLKKIFAVPRPAAVFNNDSFIIIGKTLSGNNSVPSGHSITVFTALTLLLFAFMPRKLKLKIIWSSFIVITGLILVFTRVGVGAHYPIDVIIGSIIGYVSALLGIFISKKYNLWKWINEKKYYPFFITASLVCSLVLINKIINENFIIYYLSLLTLTFSLIKIVAVYAKK